From one Conexibacter woesei Iso977N genomic stretch:
- a CDS encoding leucyl aminopeptidase family protein has protein sequence MRVSSSTAAAADVAADTVVVGLIEGEGVPHDVGDGVLAALVASGEARSAPRSLAVTHAGGRRWILVGLGKRESLDGEGIRVAAAVAHGRARELGTRTLCWELPHRARELHPARAVVEGTLLAAYRFDAFKSSRKSEEADDDGGIAELIVSDHSDQTDAVARAAVVAEAVNAARDLQNTPANAMTPTALGRRAQALAAAHDTLTCEVEGRDGIVRRGMGAFAAVAAGTDEEPALITLRYEPTSGAADGTPVLGFVGKGVTFDAGGISIKPSSGMADMKYDMSGAAAVIEALGAIAALQLPIRVVGVVGATENLLGPRAMKPGDVVTSAAGLTIQIDNTDAEGRLVLADCLHHARDLGAERLVDLATLTGAIYSALGRLYSGYWADGEAWGAELAAAAEDAGELIWRMPLHERYAELIKGATADLTNLAPLRTGAPNTAAEFLHRFTGDLPWVHLDICGTAWDSGRPYAPKGGTGVGVRTLVALAERSSSASMRDQASADAAAS, from the coding sequence ATGCGCGTCTCTTCGAGCACTGCCGCTGCGGCGGATGTCGCGGCCGACACGGTCGTCGTCGGGCTGATCGAGGGCGAGGGCGTTCCGCATGATGTCGGCGACGGCGTCCTGGCCGCGCTCGTGGCGTCCGGGGAGGCGCGGAGCGCTCCGCGTTCGCTCGCCGTGACCCATGCGGGCGGGAGGCGCTGGATCCTGGTGGGACTCGGGAAGCGGGAGTCCCTGGACGGCGAGGGCATCCGGGTCGCGGCCGCGGTCGCGCACGGGCGCGCGCGAGAGCTGGGCACCAGGACGCTGTGCTGGGAGCTGCCGCACAGGGCACGCGAGCTGCACCCGGCGCGGGCCGTCGTGGAGGGCACGCTGCTGGCGGCCTACCGGTTCGACGCGTTCAAGTCCTCCAGGAAGTCCGAGGAGGCTGACGACGACGGTGGGATCGCGGAGCTGATCGTCTCCGACCACTCCGACCAGACCGACGCGGTCGCCCGCGCGGCCGTCGTGGCCGAGGCGGTCAACGCGGCGCGCGACCTCCAGAACACGCCCGCCAACGCGATGACCCCGACCGCGCTGGGGCGCCGCGCGCAGGCGCTGGCCGCCGCGCACGACACGCTGACCTGCGAGGTCGAGGGGCGCGACGGGATCGTCAGGCGCGGCATGGGCGCGTTCGCCGCGGTCGCCGCCGGGACCGACGAGGAGCCCGCGCTGATCACGCTGCGCTACGAGCCCACGAGCGGCGCGGCCGACGGCACGCCGGTGCTCGGCTTCGTCGGCAAGGGCGTGACGTTCGACGCGGGCGGGATCTCGATCAAGCCGTCCTCCGGGATGGCGGACATGAAGTACGACATGTCGGGCGCGGCCGCGGTGATCGAAGCGCTCGGCGCGATCGCCGCGCTGCAGCTCCCGATCCGCGTCGTCGGTGTGGTCGGCGCGACCGAGAACCTGCTCGGCCCGCGCGCGATGAAGCCCGGCGACGTCGTCACCAGCGCGGCCGGGCTGACGATCCAGATCGACAACACCGACGCCGAGGGCCGCCTCGTCCTGGCCGATTGCCTGCACCACGCGCGCGACCTCGGCGCCGAACGGCTCGTCGACCTCGCGACGCTGACCGGCGCGATCTACTCGGCGCTCGGCAGGCTCTACTCCGGCTACTGGGCCGACGGCGAGGCGTGGGGCGCGGAGCTGGCAGCCGCTGCCGAGGACGCCGGCGAGCTGATCTGGCGGATGCCGCTGCACGAGCGCTACGCCGAGCTGATCAAGGGCGCGACGGCCGACCTCACCAACCTCGCGCCGCTGCGCACCGGCGCGCCCAACACCGCCGCCGAGTTCCTGCACCGCTTCACCGGCGACCTGCCGTGGGTGCACCTCGACATCTGCGGGACGGCGTGGGACTCCGGCCGCCCCTACGCGCCCAAGGGCGGGACCGGCGTGGGCGTCCGGACGCTCGTCGCGCTGGCCGAGCGGTCCAGCAGCGCGTCGATGCGCGACCAGGCGTCGGCGGACGCCGCGGCATCGTAG
- a CDS encoding AAA family ATPase, giving the protein MRDRRLPGPGPYLLGFERVDEHWGTGFPFDVPAVDQVRQLDFSAPVTLLAGDNGAGKSTIVEAVAEAMGFLDQGGELERSGGSAGQPRPALGEALRPVLSSTKPRLGYFLRAESFFNVASFIGSDSVHAPDLSLYGDTPLHQQSHGQSFLALAANRFGGNGLFVLDEPEAALSASGNLALLSIIARAVREGAQFVIATHSPILLALPNARIYELDETGARETAYDDLDAVRLTRGFLDAPERYLRAVLEED; this is encoded by the coding sequence GTGCGCGATCGACGCCTCCCCGGGCCGGGCCCGTACCTGCTCGGCTTCGAGCGGGTCGACGAGCACTGGGGGACGGGCTTCCCGTTCGACGTGCCGGCGGTCGACCAAGTGCGACAACTCGACTTCAGCGCGCCGGTCACGTTGCTGGCCGGCGACAACGGCGCGGGCAAGTCCACCATCGTCGAGGCGGTCGCCGAGGCGATGGGGTTCCTCGACCAGGGCGGCGAGCTGGAGCGCTCCGGCGGCTCGGCCGGGCAGCCGAGGCCCGCGCTCGGGGAGGCGCTGCGGCCGGTCCTCTCCAGCACCAAGCCGCGGCTCGGCTACTTCCTGCGCGCCGAGAGCTTCTTCAACGTCGCGAGCTTCATCGGCTCCGACAGCGTGCACGCTCCGGACCTCTCGCTCTACGGCGACACGCCGCTGCATCAACAATCACATGGTCAGTCGTTCCTGGCGCTCGCCGCCAACCGCTTCGGCGGCAACGGCCTGTTCGTCCTCGACGAGCCCGAGGCGGCGCTGTCGGCGTCCGGCAACCTCGCGCTGCTGAGCATCATCGCCCGCGCCGTCCGCGAGGGCGCGCAGTTCGTGATCGCGACCCACTCCCCGATCCTCCTCGCGCTCCCGAACGCCCGGATCTACGAGCTCGACGAGACCGGCGCACGCGAGACCGCCTACGACGACCTCGACGCCGTCCGCCTCACCCGCGGCTTCCTCGACGCGCCCGAGCGCTACCTCCGCGCCGTGCTCGAAGAGGACTAG
- a CDS encoding SRPBCC family protein codes for MTSYTITFETSGETTAAPEVVDGLYRDAGTWGEWDPGMERVEFDGPFEAGMTGRFTPVGGEPFPYTMVFAEPGRGHVDEFPLDGAVLRVSHRLEPLAGGGTRIVHGASLSGPQALAIAPGLMPDVCDEMPETVARLARVAEARA; via the coding sequence ATGACTTCTTACACGATCACCTTCGAGACGAGCGGCGAGACGACGGCGGCACCGGAGGTCGTCGACGGCCTCTACCGCGATGCGGGCACCTGGGGCGAGTGGGATCCGGGGATGGAGCGGGTCGAGTTCGACGGCCCGTTCGAGGCCGGGATGACCGGGCGCTTCACGCCGGTCGGCGGCGAGCCGTTCCCCTACACCATGGTCTTCGCCGAGCCGGGCCGCGGGCACGTGGACGAGTTCCCGCTCGACGGCGCGGTGCTGCGGGTCTCGCACCGCCTGGAGCCTCTGGCCGGCGGCGGCACGCGGATCGTCCACGGCGCGTCGCTGTCCGGGCCGCAGGCGCTGGCGATCGCGCCCGGGCTGATGCCCGACGTCTGCGACGAGATGCCCGAGACCGTCGCGCGGCTGGCGCGCGTCGCGGAGGCACGGGCGTGA
- a CDS encoding dienelactone hydrolase family protein has product MLGPAQILTERDAALDAYVARPASAPPRGAVVVFHELFGLTTHVRAVCERLASTGFAAVAPNLHHRTDPALELPHDEAGRARGFALLDRLTRASVLEDADRALAAARALTTGPVALLGLSMGGHAAYYVATQRPDLAAAIVAYGGWIPTTDIPLSRPEPTVTLTAGITARVLLLVAGADAAVGAEQSAAVEQALQQHAIDHEVVTYPAAQHGFLCEQRATYDAAASADAWSRIDALLDRSASATSVRTPTPVPPLGA; this is encoded by the coding sequence ATGCTCGGACCGGCCCAGATCCTCACCGAACGCGACGCGGCGCTGGACGCCTACGTCGCCCGCCCGGCGAGCGCGCCGCCCCGAGGCGCGGTCGTCGTCTTCCACGAGCTGTTCGGCCTGACGACCCACGTCCGCGCGGTCTGCGAGCGCCTGGCGTCGACCGGCTTCGCCGCCGTCGCGCCCAACCTCCACCACCGCACCGACCCGGCGCTGGAGCTGCCCCACGACGAGGCGGGCCGCGCCCGCGGCTTCGCGCTGCTCGACCGGCTCACGCGTGCCTCGGTCCTGGAGGACGCCGACCGCGCGCTCGCCGCGGCGCGCGCGCTGACGACCGGCCCGGTCGCGCTGCTCGGGCTCTCGATGGGCGGCCACGCCGCCTACTACGTCGCCACGCAGCGGCCCGACCTCGCCGCGGCGATCGTCGCCTACGGCGGCTGGATCCCGACGACCGACATCCCGCTGTCGCGCCCCGAGCCGACCGTGACCCTCACCGCCGGGATCACCGCCCGCGTGCTGCTGCTCGTCGCGGGCGCCGACGCGGCGGTCGGCGCGGAGCAGTCCGCCGCGGTCGAGCAAGCCCTACAACAACACGCGATCGACCACGAGGTCGTGACCTACCCGGCCGCGCAGCACGGCTTCCTCTGCGAGCAGCGCGCGACCTACGATGCCGCGGCGTCCGCCGACGCCTGGTCGCGCATCGACGCGCTGCTGGACCGCTCGGCCAGCGCGACGAGCGTCCGGACGCCCACGCCGGTCCCGCCCTTGGGCGCGTAG
- a CDS encoding acetyl-CoA C-acetyltransferase, translating to MPKTVILGAARTPIGKLGGGLSAVDATDLGATAITAALERADVAPDQVDHVVMGQVIQAGQGQVPSRQAQIKAGIPKEVSSETINKVCASGLRAAVILDQAIRAGDVEVGVGGGMESMSGAPYLLPQARFGYRMGDAKALDSMVHDGLTNSFSGKQMFVEATEVGDELELTRPDLDRWALRSHELALAAIDDGRMADEIVPFTVRGRKGDTVVEVDEGPRRGSTLEALAKLPGLTGKEGSHTAGNSPGVNDGGGALVLSSDEWAEANGKTVLAEIVGHAQFANDFAYLATTPAGAAKRALDRAGLQPGDIDLWEINEAFASVTLQSIRELGIEEDRVNVNGGAVALGHPIGASGARILGVLVHELRRRGGGLGVAAICSGGGQGDAVILRVHGNGAA from the coding sequence ATGCCCAAGACCGTCATCCTCGGCGCCGCGCGCACCCCGATCGGGAAGCTCGGCGGCGGCCTGTCCGCCGTCGACGCGACCGACCTCGGCGCGACCGCCATCACCGCTGCGCTGGAGCGCGCCGACGTCGCGCCCGACCAGGTCGACCACGTCGTGATGGGCCAGGTCATCCAGGCCGGCCAGGGGCAGGTCCCCTCGCGCCAGGCCCAGATCAAGGCCGGCATCCCGAAGGAGGTCTCGTCCGAGACCATCAACAAGGTCTGCGCGAGCGGCCTGCGCGCGGCCGTGATCCTCGACCAGGCGATCCGCGCGGGTGACGTCGAGGTCGGCGTCGGCGGCGGCATGGAGTCGATGTCGGGCGCCCCGTACCTGCTGCCGCAGGCGCGCTTCGGCTACCGCATGGGTGACGCCAAGGCGCTGGACTCGATGGTCCACGACGGCCTCACCAACTCGTTCTCCGGCAAGCAGATGTTCGTCGAGGCGACCGAGGTCGGCGACGAGCTCGAGCTCACGCGCCCGGACCTCGACCGCTGGGCGCTGCGCTCGCACGAGCTGGCGCTCGCCGCGATCGACGACGGCCGCATGGCCGACGAGATCGTCCCGTTCACCGTCAGGGGCCGCAAGGGCGACACGGTCGTCGAGGTCGACGAGGGCCCGCGCCGCGGCTCGACGCTGGAGGCGCTGGCCAAGCTGCCGGGCCTGACCGGCAAGGAGGGCTCGCACACGGCCGGCAACTCGCCGGGCGTCAACGACGGCGGCGGCGCGCTGGTGCTGTCGAGCGACGAGTGGGCCGAGGCCAACGGCAAGACCGTCCTGGCCGAGATCGTCGGCCACGCGCAGTTCGCCAACGACTTCGCCTACCTCGCGACGACGCCCGCGGGCGCCGCCAAGCGCGCCCTCGACAGGGCGGGCCTGCAGCCGGGCGACATCGACCTGTGGGAGATCAACGAGGCCTTCGCCTCCGTGACGCTGCAGTCGATCCGCGAGCTCGGCATCGAGGAGGACCGCGTCAACGTCAACGGCGGCGCGGTCGCGCTCGGCCACCCGATCGGCGCCTCGGGCGCCCGTATCCTCGGCGTGCTCGTCCACGAGCTGCGCCGTCGCGGCGGCGGCCTCGGCGTCGCGGCGATCTGCTCCGGCGGCGGTCAGGGCGACGCCGTCATCCTGCGCGTGCATGGCAACGGCGCAGCCTAA
- a CDS encoding HAD-IB family hydrolase → MSGSSGFFWARAAARAGMISRRRLALDAWENVKFRLRGSTDASTDRVMHRVGAMLEGRRALEFQRLGPQVLAGVLPRLYPQMLEIAWDHQDAGRPVYIVTAATQDMASMIAHVLGFDGGIGTPLETDAEGLYTGRLSGPFAYREGKPTVMRALAEREGIDLSESYAYSDSESDLPMLRAVGHAVAVNPDGPLLRIAREESWDVLRFDRLGGRLKMLGGLAGATLLGAAGATARRRVGRSR, encoded by the coding sequence ATGTCGGGGTCCTCCGGGTTCTTCTGGGCGCGCGCCGCCGCGAGAGCAGGGATGATCTCGCGGCGGCGGCTCGCGCTGGATGCGTGGGAGAACGTGAAGTTCCGCCTGCGCGGGTCGACCGACGCGTCGACCGACCGCGTGATGCACCGCGTCGGCGCGATGCTCGAGGGGCGGCGCGCGCTCGAGTTCCAGCGGTTGGGCCCGCAGGTGCTCGCGGGCGTGCTGCCGCGGCTGTACCCGCAGATGCTCGAGATCGCGTGGGACCATCAGGACGCTGGGCGGCCGGTGTACATCGTCACGGCCGCGACGCAGGACATGGCGTCGATGATCGCCCACGTCCTCGGCTTCGACGGCGGCATCGGCACGCCGCTGGAGACCGACGCCGAAGGGCTGTACACCGGCCGGCTGTCCGGCCCGTTCGCCTACCGCGAGGGCAAGCCGACCGTGATGCGCGCGCTCGCCGAGCGCGAGGGCATCGACCTGAGCGAGTCCTATGCCTACAGCGACAGCGAGAGCGACCTGCCGATGTTGCGCGCGGTCGGCCACGCGGTCGCGGTCAACCCGGACGGCCCGCTGCTGCGGATCGCCCGCGAGGAGAGCTGGGACGTGCTGCGCTTCGACCGGCTCGGCGGGCGGCTGAAGATGCTCGGCGGCCTGGCCGGCGCCACGCTGCTCGGCGCCGCGGGCGCGACGGCACGACGGAGGGTGGGGAGATCGCGATGA
- a CDS encoding alpha/beta fold hydrolase, with product MATIAVNGTTINYADEGPQDAPALLFAHSMFFDHRMFAAQAEAFADGYRVIRYDLRGQGDSQRHPREALDFDTQTEDARALIEGLQLRDVTFVGNSMGGFIGLRLAARHPDLLRSLVVLGTSADIEEAAEGMDALAAVVREQGIEPVIDGVLYFMLGDTSLNDPSRAHVLAEARAVVGSRTPEYADAAWHIAHRPAILGELPNITVPLTVVAGTEDHTYPPPKSEQIAAAVPHAKLVVMERTGHVHALENPDAVNAVLEDHLAAL from the coding sequence ATGGCGACGATCGCGGTCAACGGCACCACCATCAACTACGCCGACGAGGGGCCGCAGGACGCGCCCGCCCTGCTCTTCGCCCACTCGATGTTCTTCGACCACCGGATGTTCGCCGCGCAGGCCGAGGCGTTCGCCGACGGCTACCGCGTCATCCGCTACGACCTGCGCGGCCAGGGCGACTCGCAGCGCCATCCGCGGGAGGCGCTCGACTTCGACACGCAGACCGAGGACGCGCGGGCGCTGATCGAAGGACTACAACTTCGTGACGTCACGTTCGTCGGCAACTCGATGGGCGGCTTCATCGGCCTGCGCCTCGCCGCGCGCCACCCGGACCTGCTGCGCTCGCTCGTCGTGCTCGGCACCTCGGCGGACATCGAGGAGGCGGCCGAGGGGATGGACGCGCTCGCCGCGGTCGTCCGGGAGCAGGGCATCGAGCCGGTCATCGACGGCGTCCTGTACTTCATGTTGGGCGACACGTCGCTCAACGACCCGAGCCGCGCGCACGTCCTCGCCGAGGCGCGCGCGGTCGTCGGCTCGCGCACGCCCGAGTACGCCGACGCCGCCTGGCACATCGCCCACCGCCCGGCGATCCTCGGCGAGCTGCCCAACATCACGGTCCCGCTGACGGTCGTCGCCGGCACCGAGGACCACACCTACCCGCCGCCGAAGTCCGAGCAGATCGCGGCCGCGGTGCCGCACGCCAAGTTGGTGGTCATGGAACGCACCGGCCACGTCCACGCGCTCGAGAACCCGGACGCGGTCAACGCCGTGCTGGAGGACCACCTCGCGGCGCTCTAG
- a CDS encoding LysR family transcriptional regulator, which produces MAAAGDFAPTGLRVLREVAAAGSFSAAARTLGYTQSAVSRQVAALEVVAGTALFERRRDGVALTAAGARLLPRARRILDELDAARGELRGEPVATGPVRVGAFATAAAGLVPRALALLPGEIRVTLREGTTPTLTRALRAGTLDLAVLAQSPPFRPPDAESPKLALTTLTERELVVGVAASAPLARRGVVAVDELEGQTWVASRAGEGGGTLLGVWPGIAERADVRYVVRDWHAKLQLVAAGLAITTLPPILGDTLPPGIATVAVRGEPVETRRIVLAHRAGALDDAATSRVAAALARAAGPR; this is translated from the coding sequence ATGGCTGCCGCCGGAGACTTCGCACCCACGGGCCTGCGCGTCCTGCGCGAGGTGGCCGCCGCGGGCTCGTTCTCGGCCGCGGCGCGGACGCTGGGCTACACGCAGTCGGCGGTCTCGCGCCAGGTCGCGGCGCTGGAGGTCGTCGCCGGGACCGCGCTGTTCGAGCGCCGCCGCGACGGCGTGGCGCTGACCGCCGCGGGCGCCCGGCTGCTGCCGCGCGCGCGGCGGATCCTGGACGAGTTGGACGCCGCCCGCGGCGAGCTGCGGGGTGAGCCCGTGGCGACCGGGCCGGTCCGGGTGGGCGCGTTCGCGACGGCGGCCGCGGGGCTCGTGCCGCGCGCGCTGGCGCTGCTGCCGGGCGAGATCCGGGTCACGCTGCGCGAGGGCACGACGCCCACGCTGACCCGCGCGCTGCGCGCCGGCACGCTCGACCTCGCGGTCCTCGCGCAGTCGCCGCCGTTCCGGCCGCCCGACGCGGAGTCGCCGAAGCTGGCGCTGACGACGCTGACCGAGCGCGAGCTGGTCGTCGGCGTCGCGGCAAGCGCGCCGCTGGCGCGGCGGGGCGTCGTCGCGGTCGACGAGCTGGAGGGCCAGACCTGGGTGGCGTCGCGCGCAGGCGAGGGCGGCGGCACGCTGCTCGGCGTCTGGCCGGGGATCGCCGAGCGCGCCGACGTCCGCTACGTCGTGCGCGACTGGCACGCCAAGCTCCAGCTCGTCGCCGCCGGCCTGGCGATCACGACGCTCCCGCCGATCCTCGGCGACACGCTGCCGCCTGGCATCGCGACCGTCGCCGTGCGCGGCGAGCCGGTCGAGACGCGGCGGATCGTCCTCGCCCACCGCGCGGGCGCGCTGGACGACGCCGCGACGAGCCGCGTGGCGGCCGCGCTGGCGCGCGCGGCGGGCCCGCGCTAG
- a CDS encoding acyl-CoA dehydrogenase family protein produces the protein MSYYELYDEQREIWQLARRFADEEIAPHAAGWDRAHEFPKDVFAALGELGLMGTCVPEQFGGAGADFLSYILVLEELSRADAGVGVTVAVHTSAGTLPILQHGTEEQVERLVPPLAQGHELAAFALTESGSGSDAGAMRTRAVDDQLTGTKQWITNGSYAHVFTAFAKDPDKPSAFVVRRGASGFSVTREEEKMGLNSSSTADLAFEDTPGELLGERGGGMRIALSTLDGGRIGIAAQAVGIAQAALDVATAYAQERRAFGRPIGGFGAIQQKLADMQTEIEAARALVWRAARLKEHGRPHTVEGAQAKLFASRVARVWTGEAIQILGGYGYTKDFPAERYYRDAKVTEIYEGTSEIQRLVIARALLGEAARTTD, from the coding sequence ATGAGCTACTACGAGCTCTACGACGAGCAGCGGGAGATCTGGCAGCTGGCCAGGCGCTTCGCCGACGAGGAGATCGCGCCGCATGCGGCGGGGTGGGACCGGGCGCACGAGTTCCCGAAGGACGTGTTCGCGGCGCTCGGCGAGCTGGGGCTGATGGGCACGTGCGTGCCCGAGCAGTTCGGCGGGGCGGGCGCGGACTTCTTGTCCTACATCTTGGTCCTGGAGGAGCTGTCGCGCGCCGACGCTGGGGTCGGCGTGACGGTCGCGGTGCACACGAGCGCGGGGACGCTGCCGATCCTGCAGCACGGGACGGAGGAGCAAGTTGAACGTCTTGTTCCGCCGCTGGCGCAGGGCCATGAGCTGGCGGCGTTCGCGCTGACCGAGTCGGGGAGTGGGAGCGACGCGGGCGCGATGCGCACGCGTGCGGTGGACGATCAGCTCACCGGCACGAAGCAGTGGATCACCAACGGGTCCTACGCGCACGTCTTCACCGCTTTCGCCAAGGACCCCGACAAGCCGAGCGCGTTCGTCGTGCGCCGCGGTGCGAGCGGGTTCAGCGTCACGCGCGAGGAGGAGAAGATGGGGTTGAACTCCTCCTCCACCGCCGACCTCGCCTTCGAGGACACGCCCGGCGAGCTGCTCGGCGAGCGCGGGGGCGGGATGCGGATCGCGCTGTCGACGCTCGACGGCGGCCGGATCGGGATCGCGGCGCAAGCTGTAGGCATTGCCCAAGCGGCGCTCGACGTCGCGACCGCCTACGCGCAGGAGCGCCGCGCGTTCGGCCGCCCGATCGGCGGCTTCGGCGCGATCCAGCAGAAGCTCGCCGACATGCAGACCGAGATCGAGGCGGCCCGCGCCCTCGTCTGGCGCGCCGCACGGCTGAAGGAGCACGGCCGCCCGCACACGGTCGAGGGCGCGCAGGCCAAGCTCTTCGCCTCCCGCGTCGCCCGCGTCTGGACCGGCGAGGCGATCCAGATCCTCGGCGGCTACGGCTACACCAAGGACTTCCCGGCGGAGCGCTACTACCGCGACGCCAAGGTCACCGAGATCTACGAAGGCACCTCGGAGATCCAACGCCTCGTCATCGCCCGGGCGCTGCTCGGCGAAGCAGCACGCACCACCGACTGA
- a CDS encoding response regulator: protein MVPLRARILIADDHAMVRRGLRHVLDAAPDLEVVAEAGDGIEAVELGLREDIDLAILDVAMPRRTGLAAARELSTRRPELKILMLSMHDNDLYFFEALKAGAAGYVLKTAADRDLLDACRAALRGEPFLYPPAVAALLREGVDAELLTPRELEVVKLVAEAHTTDQIAELLMISPRTVERHRENILSKLGMRDRVELTRYAIKRGLVEP from the coding sequence ATGGTCCCGCTGCGCGCACGGATCCTGATCGCCGACGACCACGCGATGGTCCGGCGCGGGCTGCGCCACGTCCTGGACGCGGCGCCGGACCTGGAGGTCGTCGCCGAGGCGGGCGACGGGATCGAGGCCGTGGAGCTGGGGCTGCGCGAGGACATCGACCTGGCGATCCTCGACGTGGCGATGCCGCGGCGCACGGGCCTGGCGGCGGCGCGCGAGCTGAGCACGCGGCGGCCGGAGTTGAAGATCCTGATGTTGTCGATGCACGACAACGACCTGTACTTCTTCGAGGCCTTGAAGGCCGGCGCTGCGGGCTACGTCCTGAAGACCGCCGCCGACCGCGACCTGCTCGACGCGTGCCGCGCGGCGCTGCGCGGCGAGCCGTTCCTCTACCCGCCCGCGGTGGCGGCGCTGCTGCGCGAGGGGGTCGACGCCGAGCTGCTGACCCCGCGCGAGCTGGAGGTCGTCAAGCTCGTCGCCGAGGCCCACACGACCGACCAGATCGCCGAGTTGTTGATGATCTCGCCGCGGACGGTCGAGCGCCACCGCGAGAACATCCTCTCCAAGCTCGGGATGCGCGACCGCGTCGAGCTGACGCGCTACGCGATCAAGCGCGGGCTGGTCGAGCCCTAG
- a CDS encoding helix-turn-helix transcriptional regulator, with protein MSDAINNDAARLRALGDLLRARRAALTPADVGLPDGAPRRRTAGLRREEVAQLAAISPTYYAFLEQGRDVRPSRQVLDALAGALRLDDAERAHLHALVHDAAPAAGAGDAAQEEERLDPEVAALVARLDPHPAYVSGRRWDVLASNRAARLLWTDWTALPADDRNMVWFMLGDPRSRDVFVEWEAEARAQLARFRAAAERHAGDPGFAALIDRLHAASPEARSWWEGHAIAPLGGGRKRLRHPVLGELLLHHTVLTVAGAPEQKLVSFRLSPGDAERVAALLP; from the coding sequence ATGAGCGACGCCATCAACAACGACGCGGCCCGCCTGCGGGCGCTGGGCGACCTGCTGCGCGCGCGCCGCGCGGCGCTGACGCCCGCCGACGTCGGCCTGCCCGACGGCGCGCCGCGGCGCCGGACCGCCGGGCTGCGGCGCGAGGAGGTCGCGCAGCTGGCGGCGATCTCGCCGACGTACTACGCGTTCCTGGAGCAGGGCCGGGACGTCCGGCCGTCGCGCCAGGTGCTCGACGCGCTGGCCGGGGCGCTGCGCCTCGACGACGCCGAGCGCGCGCACCTGCACGCGCTGGTCCACGACGCGGCGCCCGCCGCGGGCGCGGGTGACGCCGCGCAGGAGGAGGAGCGTCTGGACCCGGAGGTCGCGGCGCTCGTCGCGCGGCTCGATCCCCATCCCGCGTACGTGAGCGGCCGCCGCTGGGACGTCCTGGCGAGCAACCGCGCGGCGCGCCTGCTGTGGACCGACTGGACCGCGCTCCCGGCCGACGACCGCAACATGGTGTGGTTCATGCTCGGCGACCCGCGGTCGCGCGACGTGTTCGTCGAGTGGGAGGCCGAGGCCCGCGCCCAGCTCGCGCGCTTCCGGGCGGCGGCCGAGCGCCACGCGGGCGACCCGGGGTTCGCGGCGCTGATCGACCGGCTCCACGCGGCCAGCCCGGAGGCGCGGTCGTGGTGGGAGGGCCACGCGATCGCCCCGCTCGGCGGCGGCCGCAAGCGCCTGCGCCACCCGGTCCTCGGCGAGCTGCTGTTGCACCACACCGTCCTGACGGTCGCGGGCGCGCCGGAGCAGAAGCTCGTGAGCTTCCGCCTGTCGCCCGGCGACGCCGAGCGCGTCGCCGCGCTGCTGCCGTAG
- a CDS encoding MarR family winged helix-turn-helix transcriptional regulator: MSELIDDAGASPGFLLWRVTQRWQRSIVATLRPLDLTHAQFVLLMSANYLSRDGSPSQREVADHAEADVMMTSQVLRTLEKRGLVTRSPDPADARVKRLTVTADGARLARRAQAAVEKADRAFFADVGDPESLLSHLKELAAWPS; the protein is encoded by the coding sequence GTGAGCGAGCTGATCGACGACGCGGGCGCGTCGCCGGGCTTCCTGCTCTGGCGGGTCACGCAGCGCTGGCAGCGTTCGATCGTCGCCACGCTGCGCCCGCTGGACCTGACCCACGCGCAGTTCGTCCTGCTGATGTCCGCCAACTACCTCTCACGCGACGGGTCGCCGTCGCAGCGCGAGGTCGCCGACCACGCCGAGGCCGACGTGATGATGACCTCGCAGGTCCTGCGGACGCTGGAGAAGCGCGGGCTCGTGACCCGCTCCCCCGACCCCGCCGACGCGCGCGTCAAGCGCCTCACGGTGACGGCCGACGGCGCGAGGCTCGCCCGCCGCGCGCAGGCCGCGGTCGAGAAGGCCGACCGCGCGTTCTTCGCCGACGTCGGCGACCCGGAATCGTTGTTGTCGCACTTGAAGGAGCTCGCGGCATGGCCGTCCTGA